The stretch of DNA ATAACCAAGAAAAAGTGTAATGATGATTCCGTATTTTGGCAGCGGAATATCCTTTAAACTAGGAATTTTTATCGTACTCACCATTAAATAGCAAAGAACGAAAAAAGCAATTGGAAGAATAATTGCAGGCATTTTTCCATGAAACAAAGTTAAGAGTGTTAACAATCCCCCTGCTGCCGTAATCGGAACACCCGTAAAATATTTTAGAGAGGATTTTACAGCGTTAATATTAAAACGTGCAAGTCGATAGGCACCGAACAATGGGAATAAACCGGCAATGGCCATTCCAGCTACTCCAAAATTACTGAAATAAGAATAATAGGCCATCATGGCAGGAGCCACGCCAAAGGTGACAATATCCGCCAAAGAGTCAAGCTCTTTGCCTAAATCACTTTCTACACGTAACATCCGTGCAATTCGCCCATCCATGCTATCGAGCATCATGCCTATCAATATCAATATGGCTGCATTTTTGTAGTCCCCTTGTGCTGAATACATCACCGACAAAAAGCCAAAGAATAAATTTGCAAGGGTAAATAGATTAGGAATACTGTTTCTAATAATATGTATCACTCCAAAAAAAATTATAAAATTTAAGCCACTTCTTTTTCTCGCTTATATTTCTTATTATACTTCTTTTCCATATAAAATTGGAAAAACAAAATCGCAGTTGTTAACCAAAAGCCGCTTGCAAAATACCCACCAATAATATCACTTGGATAATGGACTCCCAGATAGATTCGGCTAATCCCAATGGATAGAATCATTCCCACACTCACAAAAATCAATAGCACCCTTCCCCATCTGTTGGGTATATGTCGCCACAACAGAAAGGATACGACTCCATATACTGTAAAAGCATTCATCGCATGT from Bacillus sp. SLBN-46 encodes:
- the pssA gene encoding CDP-diacylglycerol--serine O-phosphatidyltransferase — protein: MIHIIRNSIPNLFTLANLFFGFLSVMYSAQGDYKNAAILILIGMMLDSMDGRIARMLRVESDLGKELDSLADIVTFGVAPAMMAYYSYFSNFGVAGMAIAGLFPLFGAYRLARFNINAVKSSLKYFTGVPITAAGGLLTLLTLFHGKMPAIILPIAFFVLCYLMVSTIKIPSLKDIPLPKYGIIITLFLGYAIYLVFKKEQHRFPYFIYVAIPLYVAFIGYQLVRTKRKNNTK